One window of Nostoc sp. TCL26-01 genomic DNA carries:
- a CDS encoding tetratricopeptide repeat protein, with product MIRNRYLRTYLLIGITSFLIVITQPLVLLAQAIINPLQQAEILIQTGQEQLNQGQVSEALQSWEQATKIYRQLRDDEGITGSLINQSVALQSLGLFPRACNILVEALKLNPGICDTYPRQATEEVQLLAIIEKQTPSSLHLLGLQNLGNVLRRLGKLSESEQVLQTTLRLSQQTFTFDNSSILLSLGNTKFTFYKLLKSKYSQIEEPVFQKKIFHLIQQKALEAIDIYQQINSHYHTSTNVKLQSLLQNLNLILDFQQWSNNHQYENQIRSIFSQLSTNKELFEQLSVSESIYSRLNFANSLNKILSISNLLHLSRNIFHLLVHYFLPLINSFKVFLWVYCIMAKII from the coding sequence ATGATTAGAAATCGATATCTACGGACATATCTGCTGATAGGTATTACTAGTTTTTTGATAGTTATCACTCAACCATTAGTCTTACTAGCGCAAGCTATTATTAACCCACTACAACAAGCGGAAATATTAATCCAAACAGGACAAGAACAATTAAATCAAGGTCAAGTATCTGAGGCATTGCAAAGTTGGGAACAAGCAACGAAAATTTATCGTCAATTAAGAGATGATGAAGGAATTACAGGCAGTCTCATCAATCAAAGTGTTGCATTACAATCTTTAGGTTTATTTCCTCGTGCCTGCAATATTTTGGTAGAAGCTTTAAAATTAAACCCTGGCATCTGTGATACATACCCAAGACAAGCTACTGAAGAAGTACAACTACTAGCCATTATTGAAAAACAAACACCTTCATCTTTGCATCTGTTAGGATTGCAGAATTTAGGGAATGTTTTACGTAGGCTAGGAAAACTTTCGGAATCAGAACAAGTATTGCAGACGACTCTACGGCTATCTCAACAAACATTCACTTTTGATAACAGTTCAATTTTATTAAGCTTAGGTAATACTAAATTCACCTTCTATAAACTCTTAAAAAGTAAATATTCTCAAATAGAAGAACCAGTTTTTCAAAAAAAAATATTTCATCTAATCCAACAAAAAGCATTAGAAGCAATTGATATATATCAACAGATTAACAGTCATTATCATACTTCTACTAATGTCAAACTACAATCTCTACTTCAGAACTTGAATTTAATTTTAGATTTTCAACAATGGTCAAATAATCATCAATATGAGAATCAGATTAGAAGTATTTTTAGTCAATTATCAACAAATAAAGAGTTATTTGAGCAGCTATCAGTTAGTGAATCTATTTACTCTCGCCTAAATTTCGCTAATAGCCTGAATAAAATACTCTCTATCAGCAACTTATTGCACCTATCAAGGAATATCTTCCATCTTCTGGTACACTACTTTTTACCCTTGATAAATTCTTTCAAAGTATTCCTATGGGTTTACTGCATAATGGCAAAGATTATTTAA
- a CDS encoding filamentous hemagglutinin N-terminal domain-containing protein → MKFKIKQYKNRLWITQGISLYCLLFSTPVVAQIIPDSTLPNNSIVTTQKNTDIINGGTQAGNNLFHSFKDFSVLTDTIALFNNNLNIQNIISRVTGNNVSDINGLIQAKGAANLFIINPNGIIFGSKARLDIGGSFLASTASAFKFVDNLQFSAENPEPSSVLSINSPLGLQYGKNPSAIQAFGDGQGTRETTELIDTTNALRVQPNQTLALIGGDITLQGATLKTNGGRVELGSVMGETLVRLVPTAKGFALNYDAVKQNLGNIQLSQQATVDVSGEESGDIQIRGRQITVRDGSQIEASALGVEPGGKIEVSATDFIGLNGTSANGRVRSGIASTVYPGVKGNSGNLILETRHLSVQEGASIGTFTLGEGQGGDLTIKASESVEVSGFSSINPRNISTISSTAFSSGNGGNFSLSTGKLTIKNGATLGVAIFGVGQGGNVNINATDFIKVHGVSPLLSPSSLSNTTFSNGNAGSLKISTSKLIIMDGGSVNTSTLGRGNAGNLSVSASDSIQISGEIQGTNSSIASNLSSSGVVTTSPVRQVFNISPTAAGKSGELIVHTKRISITNGSIISVRNDGLGDAESLKINAESIILNNRSRITASTVSGNGGNILINTQNILLRNNSIITTTAENNGNGGNINIKTNNLIAQGNSAITANAFEGRGGNIQINTKGLFLSPDSQIIASSERGIDGTVEINADTYLNEVPAKPEVVLQTPKITSICLGRASGNSEFFITGTGGLATNPEDLPDPQSIWTRNSNKKISQLTISDNTTEIVEAQGWIKNLDGSVTLTAHANVVNPDTTQSASSCKSDTNTTS, encoded by the coding sequence ATGAAATTTAAAATAAAACAGTATAAAAATAGGTTGTGGATTACTCAAGGCATTAGTCTATACTGTCTATTATTTTCAACTCCAGTTGTTGCACAAATCATTCCTGACTCTACTCTCCCTAATAATTCTATTGTTACAACTCAAAAAAACACTGATATTATTAATGGAGGAACACAAGCAGGAAATAATTTATTCCATAGCTTTAAAGATTTTTCAGTTTTAACTGATACAATAGCTTTGTTTAATAATAATTTAAATATTCAAAACATTATTAGCAGAGTTACTGGTAACAATGTTTCTGATATAAATGGATTAATTCAAGCTAAGGGAGCAGCTAATCTATTTATAATTAATCCTAATGGTATTATTTTTGGTTCTAAAGCTCGACTAGATATTGGTGGTTCTTTTTTAGCAAGTACTGCTAGTGCATTCAAGTTTGTGGATAACCTACAGTTTAGTGCTGAAAATCCTGAACCTTCATCTGTATTAAGTATAAATTCACCACTGGGCTTGCAATACGGAAAAAATCCTAGTGCAATTCAAGCTTTCGGCGATGGGCAGGGAACAAGGGAAACAACTGAACTGATTGATACAACAAATGCTTTACGGGTGCAACCAAATCAGACCTTAGCATTAATAGGCGGCGACATAACCTTGCAAGGAGCAACGCTCAAAACTAATGGAGGACGTGTAGAATTAGGTAGTGTTATGGGAGAAACTCTAGTCAGGCTTGTCCCTACAGCTAAAGGTTTTGCTTTGAATTATGATGCGGTCAAACAAAATCTTGGGAATATCCAATTATCTCAACAAGCAACAGTAGATGTTAGTGGAGAAGAAAGTGGAGACATTCAAATTAGAGGAAGGCAAATAACTGTACGAGATGGTTCTCAAATTGAAGCTAGTGCTTTGGGAGTGGAGCCAGGAGGAAAAATAGAGGTAAGCGCTACAGACTTTATAGGATTAAACGGCACTTCAGCAAACGGTCGAGTTCGCAGTGGTATTGCTTCTACCGTCTATCCAGGAGTTAAAGGTAACAGTGGTAATTTAATTTTAGAAACTAGGCATTTAAGTGTTCAGGAAGGAGCATCAATAGGGACATTTACCCTTGGTGAGGGACAGGGAGGCGATTTAACAATAAAAGCTTCTGAATCTGTAGAGGTTTCTGGTTTTTCGTCTATTAATCCTCGAAATATCAGCACTATTTCCAGCACAGCTTTTAGCTCTGGAAATGGAGGTAATTTTTCACTATCAACTGGTAAATTAACTATTAAAAATGGAGCAACTTTAGGTGTTGCAATTTTTGGTGTAGGACAAGGAGGAAACGTAAACATAAATGCAACTGATTTTATCAAAGTTCATGGAGTTTCACCATTATTGTCTCCTAGCTCTTTATCCAATACGACTTTCTCTAATGGAAATGCAGGTAGTTTGAAAATTAGTACCTCGAAGCTAATAATTATGGATGGAGGTTCTGTCAATACTTCCACTTTAGGAAGAGGCAACGCTGGAAATCTTTCTGTTAGTGCTTCTGATTCCATACAAATAAGTGGCGAGATACAAGGAACTAATTCGTCTATTGCGAGTAATTTATCCTCATCTGGAGTCGTTACAACTTCTCCTGTTCGACAAGTATTTAACATATCTCCAACTGCGGCTGGAAAATCTGGAGAATTAATAGTTCATACTAAGAGAATAAGTATTACAAATGGTAGTATTATTAGTGTCAGAAATGATGGTTTAGGTGATGCAGAATCCCTGAAAATTAATGCAGAATCTATTATTCTAAATAATCGAAGTCGTATTACAGCATCAACCGTCTCTGGTAATGGCGGCAATATTCTTATAAATACACAAAACATATTGTTACGTAATAACAGCATCATTACCACAACTGCTGAGAATAACGGCAATGGCGGCAATATCAATATCAAGACAAATAATTTAATTGCTCAAGGAAATAGTGCTATTACTGCCAACGCCTTTGAAGGACGTGGCGGCAATATTCAAATCAACACTAAGGGACTTTTTCTATCACCTGACAGCCAAATTATAGCTAGTTCAGAAAGAGGAATTGATGGGACAGTTGAAATAAATGCAGATACTTATTTAAATGAAGTTCCAGCTAAACCAGAAGTAGTCCTACAAACACCTAAAATTACCTCAATCTGTCTGGGAAGAGCGAGTGGAAATAGTGAATTCTTTATCACTGGCACTGGTGGTTTAGCAACCAATCCAGAAGATTTACCAGATCCTCAATCAATATGGACAAGAAACTCTAACAAGAAAATTTCACAATTAACGATATCAGATAATACTACAGAAATTGTAGAAGCTCAAGGATGGATCAAAAATCTTGATGGCTCAGTCACACTCACCGCCCACGCTAATGTAGTTAACCCTGATACAACTCAATCTGCTAGTTCTTGCAAGTCTGACACAAACACCACAAGTTAA
- a CDS encoding SRPBCC family protein yields MARICNTIRIHKPIEQVFDYVTTPKYWTKWHPSSLSISGATDHSLEVGEQVEEDFVVAGYRGRVTWTVQERKAPHKWVIDGRVGTKSSGTITYTLIPYSNEETTFEREFTYFTVNFLSMLLNWLVVNRRIKSESKESLKRLKEVIERTI; encoded by the coding sequence ATGGCTCGCATCTGTAATACCATCCGTATTCACAAACCAATTGAACAAGTTTTTGATTATGTAACTACACCAAAATATTGGACAAAATGGCATCCCTCGTCACTTAGTATTAGTGGCGCAACAGACCACTCGTTAGAAGTAGGTGAGCAAGTAGAAGAAGATTTTGTAGTAGCTGGATATCGTGGACGTGTCACATGGACAGTACAAGAGCGAAAGGCTCCCCACAAATGGGTAATTGATGGTCGAGTAGGAACAAAGAGTAGCGGAACAATTACCTACACACTTATACCTTACTCAAATGAAGAAACAACTTTCGAGCGCGAATTTACTTACTTTACTGTCAATTTTTTATCAATGCTGCTTAATTGGCTAGTAGTAAATCGTCGGATTAAATCAGAGTCTAAAGAGTCATTAAAACGATTAAAAGAAGTAATTGAAAGAACTATTTGA
- a CDS encoding HdeD family acid-resistance protein, giving the protein MMLDTSSETQATIRKSTSWIIALSIVLIVLGIIAILIPIVATIVSVSVFGWIFLVAGIVRLVKSFQSKPIRGFWLGLLVGIVYIIAGLILLSNLLAGAVTLTLVLASIFILEGILEIIASFKARTGSHLSWLVLVDGMITLILGIFILYSWPNNSFWLIGLYVGISLIFSGTSLLSIATATRKALVEN; this is encoded by the coding sequence ATGATGCTCGATACCTCCTCGGAAACTCAGGCAACCATTCGCAAAAGCACAAGCTGGATTATTGCCCTGAGCATTGTGCTGATTGTTTTGGGAATTATCGCCATACTCATACCCATCGTCGCCACAATTGTTTCTGTTTCGGTCTTTGGGTGGATCTTTCTAGTTGCAGGTATTGTCCGACTGGTGAAATCGTTTCAATCCAAACCGATTCGTGGATTCTGGCTGGGTCTTTTGGTAGGGATTGTTTATATCATTGCCGGTTTAATTCTTCTAAGTAATCTTTTAGCGGGAGCAGTTACTCTGACACTAGTGTTAGCCAGTATTTTTATATTAGAAGGAATTTTGGAAATTATTGCCAGCTTTAAGGCTCGGACTGGTAGTCATTTGTCCTGGCTGGTATTAGTAGATGGTATGATTACCCTGATTTTAGGGATTTTTATTTTGTATAGTTGGCCGAATAACTCGTTTTGGCTCATTGGATTATATGTTGGGATTAGTTTGATCTTCAGTGGTACATCACTGTTGTCGATTGCCACTGCCACCCGCAAAGCATTGGTTGAAAACTAA
- a CDS encoding SDR family oxidoreductase produces the protein MTKLILITGVSKGLGYAMTERFIQQGHTVIGCARSSNTIEKIRQKFSAPNDFTAVDVANEQQVETWAEHVLNKYEPPDIVINNAAIINYPAPLWEIPSAEFSQLIDVNIKGVVNIIRHFVPAMVKKRRGIIVNFGSGWGRSTSAHVAPYCASKWAIEGLTRSLAQELPAGMAAIPLNPGIIHTDMLSISFGEEAVNYTPVSEWVLNAVPFILGLKPTDNGIPLTVPN, from the coding sequence ATGACCAAACTCATCTTAATTACAGGCGTAAGCAAAGGTTTAGGCTACGCGATGACTGAGCGTTTTATTCAACAGGGGCATACAGTGATTGGTTGCGCTCGTTCATCAAATACTATTGAGAAAATACGCCAGAAATTTAGTGCGCCCAACGATTTCACGGCTGTGGACGTAGCAAATGAACAGCAAGTAGAAACCTGGGCAGAACACGTACTGAACAAATATGAACCGCCAGATATAGTGATTAACAACGCAGCAATTATTAATTACCCAGCACCTTTGTGGGAAATACCATCCGCAGAATTTTCTCAGTTAATAGATGTCAATATCAAAGGAGTAGTTAATATCATTCGCCATTTCGTGCCAGCAATGGTGAAAAAAAGGCGTGGTATTATTGTCAACTTCGGTTCTGGCTGGGGACGCTCTACATCTGCTCATGTTGCACCATACTGTGCTTCTAAGTGGGCAATTGAGGGGCTAACTCGTTCTTTAGCACAGGAACTGCCTGCTGGCATGGCAGCTATTCCTCTGAATCCAGGAATTATTCATACTGATATGCTGTCTATTAGCTTTGGGGAAGAAGCAGTAAATTACACACCTGTGTCTGAGTGGGTATTGAATGCTGTGCCATTTATACTAGGATTGAAACCCACAGACAACGGTATTCCCTTAACTGTCCCGAATTAA
- a CDS encoding SDR family oxidoreductase yields MSFANKTIVITGASAGIGQTLAITLAQKGANLVLAARNQEALEQTLIACTNYPAKVIAVPTDVTQVEACQQLIETAISTFGRIDVLINNAGIGMLTRFDEVTDISIFEQVMQVNYLGAVYCTHYALPYLKGSRGLLVAISSICGKTGVPTRTGYVASKHAMQGFFDTLRIELASTGVDVLVVSPGFVATDIRQRALGADGKALGKSPRDETQGNMSVDECVRQIIWAMERRKREHIMTWKGKIIPWAKLIVPGLVDRITDATVRKTTSSQK; encoded by the coding sequence ATGAGCTTTGCTAATAAAACTATTGTTATCACAGGTGCATCGGCAGGAATTGGTCAAACTTTGGCAATCACGTTAGCCCAGAAGGGCGCGAATTTAGTCTTGGCGGCACGTAATCAAGAAGCATTAGAGCAGACACTGATTGCTTGCACAAACTATCCAGCCAAAGTGATTGCAGTACCTACAGATGTAACTCAAGTAGAAGCTTGCCAGCAGTTGATAGAAACAGCGATCTCCACGTTTGGGCGGATTGATGTCTTAATTAACAATGCTGGCATTGGAATGCTGACACGGTTTGATGAAGTAACAGATATTTCCATTTTTGAGCAAGTAATGCAGGTGAACTATCTAGGAGCAGTGTACTGTACCCATTATGCCTTACCCTACCTGAAAGGCAGTCGAGGACTTTTAGTGGCGATTTCGTCAATTTGTGGAAAAACAGGTGTGCCAACTCGTACAGGTTACGTTGCTAGTAAACACGCTATGCAAGGCTTCTTTGATACCTTGCGGATTGAATTAGCTTCAACAGGAGTAGATGTATTGGTCGTCTCACCAGGGTTTGTGGCAACGGACATTCGGCAACGAGCATTGGGAGCCGATGGAAAAGCGTTAGGCAAAAGTCCGCGTGATGAGACTCAAGGCAATATGTCAGTGGACGAGTGTGTACGTCAAATTATCTGGGCAATGGAGCGGCGTAAACGAGAACACATTATGACATGGAAAGGAAAGATCATCCCTTGGGCAAAGCTAATTGTGCCAGGACTGGTTGATCGTATTACAGATGCAACTGTTCGCAAGACGACCTCCAGCCAGAAGTAA
- a CDS encoding HNH endonuclease, producing the protein MPIYRKRYADNWDEIALAIKEAALWRCRHCGQKCLRPDEKPKGLSRSEWTVMTLSVHHANFTPEDNRPENLIPLCTPCHISLHSRARGRSNTSPGQLELPLY; encoded by the coding sequence ATGCCCATCTATAGAAAACGCTATGCGGACAATTGGGACGAAATAGCATTGGCTATCAAAGAAGCAGCCCTTTGGAGATGTCGGCACTGCGGACAAAAGTGTTTGCGTCCTGACGAAAAGCCCAAGGGATTGTCCCGGTCTGAATGGACAGTAATGACGCTCTCAGTACACCATGCTAATTTTACACCTGAAGATAACCGACCAGAAAACCTAATCCCGCTTTGCACCCCATGCCATATTTCACTGCATAGTCGGGCGCGAGGGCGGTCAAATACCTCACCTGGACAGCTAGAATTACCTCTTTACTAA
- a CDS encoding glycosyltransferase family A protein encodes MTISVITATYNRPQQLYTVAFNSLLNQTDHNFEWVVINDGCNQQTREMIATLQAPFPIAYVEIEHSSTGFGLCYARNAGLNLATGSLITYLDDDNSFEREFICATKHFFQQHGFVKYSMAIQKRRRDVVLQHKTIRSSKIFTSPSNSFCTLDNLISQQEIFDSNGFTHVHNSTPKWNPKYQIFADYEFLLQCTKEYGNSTFKLHPQVLVNYIQSSGGTIGRSHYGQWAAELKQILQDSSVYLLQPSHIAQLGQLAQAYHCKALERPPAFV; translated from the coding sequence ATGACAATCTCAGTTATTACCGCTACATATAATAGACCTCAACAACTTTACACAGTTGCATTTAATAGCTTACTCAACCAAACCGACCATAATTTTGAGTGGGTAGTCATTAACGATGGGTGCAACCAACAAACCAGAGAGATGATTGCTACGCTTCAAGCTCCATTTCCCATAGCTTATGTAGAAATAGAGCATTCATCTACTGGTTTTGGCTTATGCTATGCCCGGAATGCTGGATTAAATCTAGCCACTGGTAGTTTGATTACTTATTTAGATGATGACAATAGCTTTGAGAGAGAATTTATTTGTGCTACTAAGCATTTTTTTCAACAACATGGTTTTGTTAAATACAGTATGGCTATACAAAAGCGTCGTCGTGATGTTGTTCTTCAACATAAAACTATACGTTCCAGTAAAATTTTTACTTCTCCTAGCAACTCCTTCTGTACACTTGATAATCTTATTTCTCAGCAAGAAATTTTTGATAGCAATGGATTCACTCATGTTCATAACTCTACTCCTAAATGGAATCCTAAGTACCAAATATTTGCTGACTATGAATTTCTTCTTCAATGCACCAAGGAATATGGAAATAGTACATTTAAGCTTCACCCCCAAGTTTTAGTCAACTACATACAGTCATCTGGAGGTACTATTGGCCGTTCTCATTATGGTCAGTGGGCGGCAGAATTAAAGCAGATTCTTCAAGATTCTTCTGTTTACTTGCTCCAACCAAGTCATATTGCCCAGCTTGGGCAACTTGCTCAGGCTTACCACTGCAAAGCTCTTGAGCGTCCACCAGCGTTTGTTTAA
- a CDS encoding bifunctional 5,10-methylenetetrahydrofolate dehydrogenase/5,10-methenyltetrahydrofolate cyclohydrolase, which yields MGLIDGNLIKEHIKNECQQYKSQLQGKEITIIRFEASENLPLARKARYEAARVSAEQKVKIFNAIGVSSNYIILPENSPVEDFKNIIYSINDNDKITTAIVQYPIPFQFQESIRLLSPIKDIDCVRQQPNMLFLAAATSEGIARLVESYADSQSKVAVIGGGGFVGNGVIQYLAQRGIESFILEINDDKSLTAQADIVVTVTGEPGAMTQYILPQHRLVVDAGFTPTVNAPLGDIDKSAYSIPQNITPVPGGVGPIEMAILAERFIKMELNIELPKWNYQELLEQQTQIARVIAPVIKNLFDRLVISDRDTNTQNLQRIDKDRLGVEVGEYKLILNLADSLLTLTRNQDTLPLIKLGYGDTQIYLARGLTQQDKANWLKIGNFLAQREQQIIIEPEI from the coding sequence ATGGGATTAATAGACGGGAACTTAATTAAAGAACATATCAAAAATGAATGTCAGCAGTATAAATCTCAACTGCAAGGCAAAGAGATAACAATCATCCGATTTGAAGCTTCAGAAAATCTTCCTCTAGCTAGAAAAGCTCGTTATGAAGCAGCCAGAGTTTCTGCTGAACAAAAAGTAAAGATATTTAACGCTATTGGCGTTAGCTCTAATTATATAATATTGCCTGAAAATAGTCCTGTTGAAGATTTTAAAAATATAATTTACTCAATCAATGACAACGATAAAATAACTACAGCTATTGTTCAATATCCAATCCCCTTCCAATTTCAAGAATCCATTAGACTACTCTCTCCTATTAAAGATATTGATTGTGTAAGGCAACAACCAAATATGCTGTTTCTAGCAGCAGCTACATCTGAAGGAATTGCTAGATTAGTAGAGTCTTATGCTGATTCTCAATCAAAAGTAGCAGTCATAGGAGGAGGTGGTTTCGTCGGTAATGGAGTTATTCAATATCTCGCACAACGAGGGATAGAATCTTTTATTTTAGAAATTAATGACGATAAATCCTTAACTGCTCAAGCAGATATTGTAGTAACTGTAACGGGTGAACCTGGGGCAATGACACAATACATATTGCCTCAGCACAGACTAGTTGTTGATGCTGGGTTTACTCCTACTGTAAATGCTCCTTTAGGTGATATAGATAAGAGTGCTTATTCTATTCCTCAAAATATTACTCCTGTTCCTGGTGGAGTTGGCCCAATAGAAATGGCTATTCTTGCCGAAAGATTTATTAAAATGGAATTAAATATCGAGCTACCCAAATGGAATTACCAGGAGTTATTAGAACAACAAACACAAATAGCCAGAGTTATTGCACCTGTTATTAAAAATTTATTTGACCGCTTAGTTATTAGTGATAGAGATACTAATACTCAGAATTTACAACGGATTGACAAAGATAGACTAGGAGTAGAAGTAGGCGAGTATAAACTTATTTTAAATTTGGCAGATTCATTATTGACATTGACAAGAAATCAGGATACTTTGCCTCTGATAAAATTAGGTTACGGTGATACTCAGATATATCTAGCTAGGGGCTTAACCCAGCAAGATAAGGCCAATTGGTTGAAAATTGGGAATTTTCTTGCACAAAGAGAACAACAAATAATTATAGAACCTGAAATATGA
- a CDS encoding DUF1392 family protein — protein sequence MTNSITTLESCWYISPPWGQQIPPMVISLLERVYLPGRKVFGYCCGVEWSDGWEYSIALDHDIVSVRGMEIITSGRLQAVSVEKPVFMVGELVKFQFAGDGPKIRTVLGLQLINGAWFYQIEWKSPYLIVPEDAPICILPQSSSNPKLNSRLAWVTDYDLVGV from the coding sequence ATGACTAACTCAATCACCACGCTAGAATCCTGCTGGTACATCTCACCACCCTGGGGTCAACAAATCCCGCCGATGGTCATCAGTCTGCTGGAGAGAGTTTATCTGCCTGGTAGAAAAGTATTCGGCTATTGCTGCGGGGTCGAGTGGTCTGATGGTTGGGAATACTCTATCGCTCTTGATCACGATATTGTCTCAGTGCGAGGAATGGAAATCATCACCTCTGGACGACTGCAAGCTGTTTCCGTGGAAAAACCTGTGTTCATGGTGGGCGAATTGGTCAAATTCCAGTTCGCTGGAGATGGCCCGAAGATTCGTACCGTCCTGGGGCTACAGTTGATCAACGGCGCTTGGTTCTATCAAATCGAGTGGAAGTCCCCATATTTGATCGTTCCAGAGGATGCACCGATTTGTATCCTGCCTCAATCCTCCAGCAACCCCAAGCTGAACAGCCGCCTTGCTTGGGTTACTGATTATGATTTGGTGGGGGTATAA
- a CDS encoding DNA cytosine methyltransferase, whose translation MSFVTPKKFLEDNFKRLSLRNQGCLYQYTETKKLQDGSTALYPRVIGEREPKPPFTKPVLPPNAPTAVVLFAGGGGIEGGMVQAGIRPVIAVEHDPTKPKLSQAIAHTHHHNFHEYGCKVIQQTVQELARTGFIGFPQNPDYLHASPVCANFSVAHTAKAGIAFETDDDLSAAQAVAAALRKLRPQVFTLENVPRYQDSQSFAIILNALELLGYKLNYSVVNMADYALPQARKRLVLVACQDVALTLPPTRGQVGWHSAIAHLIPSMRDSQLLPKQQQAVEQFLAANKPTPLLIERVGRRKLPKCKAGKEPANTILRSHFTDHKGCNRNKFADIWLPDGAVKSLSIQAAAILQGFPSWYEFPPQTGTAGSIIGYSVPPSFATQLFAHIQKQLELSYD comes from the coding sequence ATGTCATTTGTGACACCCAAAAAATTCTTAGAGGACAACTTTAAACGTTTATCCCTTCGTAACCAAGGATGCCTCTATCAGTACACCGAAACTAAAAAACTACAGGACGGCTCAACAGCATTGTATCCCCGTGTCATTGGTGAACGTGAGCCAAAACCACCTTTCACCAAACCCGTACTACCACCCAACGCACCAACAGCTGTAGTATTATTCGCTGGGGGCGGCGGGATTGAAGGGGGCATGGTTCAAGCGGGTATTCGTCCGGTTATTGCTGTAGAGCATGACCCCACCAAACCAAAGCTCAGTCAGGCCATCGCTCACACTCACCACCACAATTTTCATGAGTATGGTTGCAAAGTCATTCAGCAAACAGTACAAGAATTAGCACGGACTGGTTTCATCGGATTTCCCCAAAACCCTGACTATCTCCATGCCTCTCCGGTGTGTGCCAACTTTTCTGTTGCCCATACTGCCAAAGCCGGGATTGCTTTTGAAACAGATGATGACCTCAGCGCGGCCCAAGCAGTAGCAGCAGCTCTACGAAAGTTGCGTCCACAGGTCTTCACTCTCGAAAATGTCCCACGATATCAAGATAGTCAAAGTTTCGCCATTATCCTGAACGCGCTGGAATTACTGGGTTATAAGCTTAACTACAGTGTGGTGAACATGGCTGATTACGCATTGCCCCAGGCGCGGAAACGTCTAGTCCTTGTGGCCTGTCAGGATGTAGCACTCACACTGCCACCTACCAGGGGTCAAGTTGGATGGCACTCTGCGATCGCTCACCTCATCCCCAGCATGAGAGATTCCCAACTACTGCCCAAGCAACAACAAGCCGTAGAGCAATTTTTAGCAGCTAATAAACCAACACCACTTCTGATTGAACGGGTTGGGAGACGCAAGTTACCTAAGTGCAAGGCAGGGAAGGAGCCAGCTAACACCATACTGCGATCGCATTTCACCGACCACAAAGGCTGCAACCGCAACAAATTCGCTGATATCTGGTTGCCCGATGGTGCTGTCAAATCTTTGTCTATCCAAGCAGCAGCCATTTTACAAGGTTTTCCATCTTGGTATGAGTTCCCACCACAAACTGGTACGGCTGGCTCAATCATCGGCTACTCTGTTCCACCCAGTTTTGCAACTCAGTTATTCGCACATATACAAAAACAACTGGAGCTTTCTTATGACTAA